DNA sequence from the Cellulophaga sp. HaHaR_3_176 genome:
TAAAAAAGAGTTTTCTGATGGCTTTAAACACACCACTAATAACAGAATGGAGCTTTTAGCTGTAATTGAAGCTTTAAAAAAGCTGAAAAAAGAAGGCGTTACCGTTACTGTTTTCACTGACTCTAAATACGTTGTAGATACCATTGAAAAAAAATGGTATATAAAATGGGAAAAAACAAATTTTAAGGATAAGAAAAATCCTGATTTATGGAAGTTATTTTTAATTGAATATAGAAAACACAAGGTTGCTCTTAAATGGATAAAAGGGCACAACAACCACCCTCAAAACGAGCGCTGCGATGAATTAGCTGTTGCAGCATCAAAAGAAAAAGTTTTAAAAATAGATACTGGTTTTGTACCGAAGTAAATTCTTGTTCATTCTTTTTTTAATACTTGCTTATGTACCTTAAAAACTTACCCTTATATTTGCATAAAATTACACACCATAATGGGTAAATTATTAATAGTAGGTACCGTTGCTTTCGATGAAATAGAAACTCCTTTTGGAAAAACGGATAAAATTTTAGGAGGGGCAGCAACATTTATTGGTTTAGCTGCATCACAATTCAAAGTTGAATCAGCAATTGTTTCTGTTGTTGGAGATGATATGCCTAAAAAGTATTTAGACTTATTATCTGATAAAAAAATTGACCTTTCAGGATTAGAAATTGTTAAAGGTGGAAAGACTTTTTATTGGAAAGGAAAATACCATAACGATTTAAATTCTAGAGATACACTTGCTACTGAATTAAATACATTAGCAGATTTTAATCCTATCGTGCCCGAGCATTTTAAAAATGCAGATATTGTTATGTTAGGTAATTTGCACCCAAGCGTTCAGCTTAGTGTAATTAATCAAATGACAGAGCGACCAAAGTTAATAGTGTTAGATACTATGAATTTTTGGATGGACAATAGTTTACCTGAATTATTAGAAGTAATTAAGCATATTGATGTTATTACTATTAATGACGAAGAAGCTCGACAATTAACCGGAGAATATTCTTTAGTAAAAGCAGCTGCTAAGATTGAAGAAATGGGACCTAAATACGTAGTAATCAAAAAAGGAGAGCACGGCGCTTTATTATTTCATAAGAAGAAAATATTTTTCGCACCTGCATTACCTTTAGAGGAAGTTTTTGACCCAACTGGAGCTGGTGATACATTTGCAGGTGGTTTTTCAGGCTATCTTGCCGAAACTGAAAACATATCATTCGACAATTTAAAGAATGCTATTATCTACGGATCTAACTTAGCATCATTTTCTGTAGAAAAGTTTGGTACAGAACGAATGGAGAAACTGAGTAAAGAAGAAGTGGATAAAAGATTACATCAATTTAAAGAATTAAGTCAGTTCGACATAAAATTAAAATAACCTACGCCTTGCATTTTTTTGCAGGGCTTTTTTAATATATCTCAAGAGAAGAAAAAATGAGTGACGCCATTAAGCACGAATGCGGAATATCTTTAATACGTTTATTAAAACCGTTAGAGTATTACGAAAAAAAATACGGTACAGCATTTTACGGAGTAAATAAAATGTATCTAATGATGGAAAAACAGCATAACCGCGGACAAGATGGTGCTGGGTTTGCAAGTATCAAATTAGATATGGATGCTGGTGAAAGGTATATGAGCAGAGTTCGATCTATAGCTCAACAACCTATACAAGATATTTTTGCCCAAATTAATGATCGTATAAGTACATCGCTTAAAGAAAACCCTGAATACGAGAACAATGTTGCGTTACAGAAAAAACATATTCCATATATAGGTGAACTTTTATTAGGACATGTTCGTTATGGTACTTTTGGAAAAAATAGCATTGAAAGTGTTCATCCTTTTTTAAGACAAAATAATTGGATGCACCGTAACCTTATTGTTGCTGGTAACTTCAACATGACAAATGTTGATGAGTTATTTGATAATTTAATACAAATTGGACAGCATCCTAAAGAGATGGCGGATACTGTTACCGTTATGGAAAAAATAGGGCATTTTTTAGATGATGCTGTTTCTAAATTATATAAGCAAATAAAGAAAGAAGGTTTCAACAAACAAGAGGCTTCTCCATTAATTGCAGAAAGATTAAATGTTGCTAAAATTTTAAGAAGAGCTGCAAAAAACTGGGATGGTGGTTATGCTATGGCTGGCTTACTAGGCCATGGTGATGCATTTGTGTTACGTGACCCAGCAGGCATTAGACCAACTTATTATTATCAAGATGATGAAATTGTAGCCATTGCTTCTGAAAGGCCCGCAATACAAACTGTTTTTAATGTAAAATTTGATGAAGTTAAAGAACTAGACCCTGGTCATGCTATTTTAATTAAAAAAGATGGAACAACTTCTATAAAACAAATATTAGAACCAACTGTACGTAAGGCTTGTTCTTTTGAACGCATCTACTTTTCAAGAGGTAGTGATAAAGAAATATACCAAGAGCGTAAAGAATTAGGAAGACTTATTTTTCCGAAAATTCTAAAATCAATTGATGAAGATATAAAAAACACTGTTTTCTCTTATATACCAAACACTGCTGAAACTTCGTTTTTTGGCATGGTTAAAGAGGCTCAGAACTATATGAATAAAAAGAAAGAAGAGCAAATTCTTTCTATAGGTTCAAAAATTACAAAAGAAGAACTTCACGAAATTTTAGATGTTAGACCTAGAATAGAAAAAGTTGCAATTAAAGATGCTAAGCTTAGAACATTTATCACTCAAGATAGCGGTAGAGACGATTTAGTAGCTCATGTTTACGACATATCTTACGGATCAGTTAAACCAGGAGATAACTTAGTTATTATAGATGATAGTATTGTAAGAGGTACTACGCTTAAAAAGAGTATCCTTAAGATATTAGATCGATTATCACCTAAAAAGATTGTCGTTGTATCTTCTGCACCACAAATTCGATATCCAGATTGTTATGGTATTGATATGGCTAAATTAGAAGACTTTATTGCTTTTAAAGCAGCTTTAGACCTTCATAAAGACAAAAACACAATGCATCTTGTTGATGATATTTACAAAAAGTGTTTATCACAAGTAGATTCACATGACAAAGATGTTATAAATTATGTAAAAGATTTTTACACACCTTTTAGCGCTGACGAAATTTCTGACAAAATTGGAGAGCTATTAAGCTCTTCTGAAATTAATGCTGAAGTTCAAATTATTTATCAAACAATTTCTAATCTTCACATTGCATGTCCTAAAAACCTTGGTGACTGGTACTTTACAGGAGATTATCCAACACCAGGAGGTAATAGAGTTGTGAATAGAGCATTTATAAATTTCTATGAAGGTAAAAACGAAAGAGCTTACTAATTTGTAGCGAAAAAAGACTGAATAAGTGTATTTTGTCGATTATTCTTACATTTTATCGGGTATTTAGTCATTTCAACTAAAGCAAGAGTAGATTTAGGCTTGCCATAGCATAAGTAGGTTAAGTTCATGGTAAGATTTGGGGAAAAAGGTGGAGTTTTACTCCGCCTTTTTATTTATATAATATTTTTCTTACAAAATATCCTAATCCTTTTTTAGTATTCAAATTCAACAACAAGTTTTTAACTTTCGTTCTGAAAAATAGTTTTACATTTTAAAATTGTTGATCTACAGCAATAAACATTTCAATTATTTAAACCATAATTAAGTCTAGAAAAAGAGAAAAGAGTATTTCAACTTATTAACTCGGTTTTGGTCTAAAAAATATACCAATATCTATCTTAAGTATTACTTTTGGATGACCATAGCATAAGTAGGTTAAGTTCATGGTAAGATTTGGGGGAAAAAGGCGGAGTTGTACTCCGCCTTTTTCATTTCTGATAATCAATATGTTAACACTAAAAAAAAGTGTTTCTTACACAAGCCTATTAATAAATAATGCATTTTGTCGATAAAAAGTGTAACTTTCTTTTGATATTTCTCACAATACCAGTAACTTAGCAGAGCCATAGCATAAGTAGGTTAAGTTTATGGTAAGATTTGGGATGAAAAGGATGGAGACTTCTCCATCCTTTTCTATTTTATAGAAACAAAAAGCCCGTTAGAAGTAATCTTCTAACGGGCTTTTTTATTGAAAAGAATGTAACGTAATATTACCTCTTATTTATTATCAGCATATAATGCAGAAACCTTTTCCCAGTTAATTACATTAAAAAATGCATTAATGTAATCTGGTCTTCTGTTTTGGTAGTTTAAATAGTAAGCATGTTCCCAAACATCTAAACCTAAAATAGGAAAACCACCACAACCTGTACCAGGCATTAATGGGTTATCTTGGTTTGGAGTAGAACAAACCTCTACCTTACCACCTTTATGTACACAAAGCCAAGCCCAACCAGAACCAAATCTTGTTCCTGCTGCTTTAGAAAATGCATCTTTAAAAGCTTCGAAAGATCCGAAAGCTGCATCAATTGCTGAAGCTAACTCACCTGAAGGAGTTCCTCCTCCGTTTGGAGACATTACTTCCCAAAATAATGAGTGATTGTAGAAACCACCACCGTTATTTCGAACAGCATTATTACTCATATCTAAATTTTCTAAAATAGCGTCGATAGATTTATTTTCTAAATCTGTACCCGCAATAGCATTATTTAAATTTGTTGTATAACCGTTATGGTGTTTTGTATGGTGAATTTCCATAGTGCGAGCATCTACATTAGGTTCTAGTGCATCGTATGCGTATGGTAATTTTGGTAATTCAAAGGCCATAATTATAAGTTTTTAATTAATAAATCGTTGTGTAACAAAGTTAAGACATTCATAAACTAATTACACTAATAATTTGTTAAGAACTGTAGAAGATTCCGTAATTTGCAGGTAAAAAGTAGGTGCAAAACTCTTCTTACAACATATACAATGCTTCTGCAGGCTCAGGAAAGACTTACACTTTAGCAAAATCTTACTTGAAAATTATTCTTGCAGGAGATTCAACTGCAAATTATCGTGAAATTCTAGCTATCACATTCACCAACAAGGCAGTGAATGAAATGAAAGAGCGTATTTTAGGTAGCTTATTTGAGTTTGGAAATGTAAAAGACATAAAGAATGCACCACCAATGTTTCTGTCTATTTCAGAAGAATTAAAAATAGAAGGTGCCACACTACAGAAAAGAGCAAAAATTACACTTAAAAAAATCCTTCATAATTATGCTTTTTTTGATGTTTCTACAATTGATAAATTCACACACAGGCTTATTCGAACTTTCGCAAAAGATTTAAAACTTCCGCAGAATTTTGAAGTTATTTTAGATACAGATCTTGTACTAAGTGAAGCCGTTGCAAGGTTGGTAAATAAAGCAGGTACTGATAAAGAATTAACAAAGGTATTAATCGAGTTTGCTTTAGAAAAGGCTGATGATGATAAAAGCTGGGATGTATCTTTAGATATATTTGACATGGGAAAAGAACTCTTGTTTAAAGAAAAGCATGAGCACCATTTAGAAAATTTAATTCACAAAGAATTATCTGACTTTAATGATTTAAAAAATCATTTAAAAAAGAAAATCAAAGTAGCTGAAGAAACTCTGAAAAATATGGCATCGGAAGCTTTAGAGTTGATAGCCTCAAATGGTTTAGAATTTAGTGACTTTAGATCTTCCTATTTTCCAAAATTTATGGCAGATGTAAAAGTCTTAAAAAGTACTGTAAATTTTAATGCCGCTTGGAAGCAAGATTTTGAAAACACATCGCTTTACACAAAAACTTGTCCTGAAGATAAAAAGGCATCTATTGATGGTTTACACTCCAGTCTAAACACATCTTTTCAAAGTATAAAAGAAACTTTTTTTAATTTATCTTTTTTAAAAAACGCTTATAAAAATATTGTCCCTTTTACTGTTTTAAATGCTTTAAAGAAAGAAGTTAAAAATATAGAATTAGAACGCGATGAAATTCCCTTATCAACATTTAACTCTATTATTTCAAAAGAAATTAAAAATCAACCTGTACCTTTTATATACGAACGTTTGGGTGAAAAATATCGTCATTACTTTATTGATGAATTTCAAGACACTTCTGAATTACAGTGGACAAACCTTATACCTTTAATAGGTAATGCTATAGAAAGTAAAGATGAAGTTGGTAATTCTGGCTCCTTACTTTTGGTAGGAGATGCTAAACAAGCTATTTATCGATGGAGAGGTGGTAAAGCTGAACAATTTTTAGACTTAGTAAATAAACAAAAGAATCCTTTTTTTATAGAACCTAACGTAGAAAACCTACCATCAAACTACCGAAGTTATGAGGAAGTAATAAAGTTTAATAATGATTTTTTTACAACCTTAAACGGGCAGTTAAATAATACTACCTACAGCAAATTATTTGAGGAAGGAAATCAACAATTATACAACCACAAAAAAGGTGGTTTTGTACAACTTACATTTATAGAGGAAGAAGATAAAAACGGAAATGAACTTTATTGTAATGAAGTTTTACAATCTATTCGATCTATCGAAGAAAATAAACATCCGTTAAGTGATATTTGTATTCTTGTTCGGAATAAAAAAGACGGCGTATTATTAGCTGATTTTTTAACTGAAAATGATATACCTATTATATCTTCAGAAACCCTACTACTTAAAAGCAATACAAAAGTTAACTTTTTAATCAATCTTATAAAATATAGCACAACACCTGAAGATTTAGATATTGCCTATCAAATTCTATATTTTTTAAATGGCGACAATGAGCAACATCTGCATTCTTACGTCAATAAACATTTAAGGTCTCTTGAAAAGCACCTTTTAAACGATTTTAACTTTAGTATTGCAAAATTAAAACAACAATCTGTTTTTGATGGTTTTGAGCAAGCAATAAAATCATTCGACCTTATTAAAGATTCTGATGCTTATGTTACCTATTTACTTGATGAGGTTATAGATGTAGAGCATAAACAAGGTGTCAGCACATCTTTATTTATTGAATATTGGGAAAAGAAAAGAGATAAACTAAGTATTAGTGCTCCATTATCAATGAATGCTGTACAAATAATGACGGTACATAAATCAAAAGGGTTAGAGTTTCCTGTTGTAATTTTCCCTTTTGCTGACTCCTATATATATAAGGATATAAAACCAAAAATGTGGTTACCTATTAATAAGGAAGAATACAATGATTATAGCGAGGTACTTATCAATAAAAATAAAGAGGTTATAAATTATAGCGAATATGCTGAAGCACTTTTTGAAGATGAACAACAAAAACTAGAACTAGATTCCTTTAATGTATTATACGTTGCACTCACTAGAGCCGTAAAAGCATTATATATTATTTCTAAAAAAGATATTGATGCAAAATCAAACCCTAAAACAGATTATTACTCTGGTTTATTTATAAAGTATTTAATTGACAAAGGAATGTGGCAGGCAGATAAACTAAATTATGAGTTTGGTGCCTTTTCGATAAATGATAAGATTAAAGCCCAAAGTAATACACAAGAAACTATTCCTTTTCAATACTCATATAAAGAAAGATCTAGTTTTAATATTGTAACAACCGCTGGCACACTTTGGGAAACGACTACTGAAGCTGCTATTAATAAAGGAAACACTATACACCAAATTTTAAGCTTAATAGAAACTAAAGATGATGTAGAGGGTTGTTTTAAAAAATTAATAAACAATGGCTCTTTAAATGAAGAAGAAGCTGCTACACTAAAAATTAAAATTTTATCTATAATTGAGCATCCGAAATTACAAGAGTTATATACTAAGGATATGATTATAAAAAACGAAACAGATATAATCACTAAAAATGGTATAATTTTGCGACCTGATAGAATTGTTTTTGATGGCAATAATGCAACCATTATAGATTACAAAACAGGACAAAGAAATATTGCATACAAAGATCAGATAGATTCTTATGCCAATGCACTAGAAGAAATGAACTACCATGTTAACGGTAAAATCATCATTTATATAAACGATGTAATAACCCCAGAATTTATTTAAAAATATGTACGGAAAAATAAAAGATTATTTAGCTGAAGAACTTGAGACAATTAAAGAGTCTGGTTTATTTAAAAAAGAAAGAATAATTACATCACCACAAGATGCTGTAATAAAAATTAGTACTGGTGAAGAAGTAATAAACTTTTGTGCCAACAATTATTTAGGACTATCATCTCATCCAGATGTTGTGCAAGCAGCTAAAGATGCTTTAGACACACACGGCTTTGGAATGTCATCAGTTCGTTTTATTTGTGGTACTCAAGATATTCATAAAACATTAGAACATACTATAGCTGATTTTTATCAAACAGAAGATACTATATTATATGCTGCTGCTTTTGATGCTAACGGTGGTGTATTTGAGCCCTTACTTTCTGCCGAAGATGCAATAATTTCAGATTCACTTAATCACGCATCTATTATAGACGGTGTTCGTTTATGTAAGTCAAAACGTTATCGTTATGCAAATAGTGATATGGCAGATTTAGAAAAGCAATTAAAGCAAGCCAATGAAGATGGTGCGCGTTTTAAAATTATTGTTACCGACGGTGTGTTTTCAATGGATGGTATTTTAGCTCCATTAGATAAGATTTGTGATTTAGCTGACAAATATGATGCACTTGTAATGATAGATGAATGTCACTCTGCAGGTTTTATAGGAGAAACAGGCAGGGGTACACTTGAAGAAAAAGGTGTAATGGGTAGAATTGATATTATTACAGGCACACTTGGTAAAGCTTTAGGCGGTGCAATGGGCGGCTATACAACTGGCAAAAAAGAAATTATTGAAATGCTAAGGCAACGATCTAGACCTTATTTGTTCTCAAATTCTTTAGCCCCTGCAATAGTTGGTGCTTCTATTAAGGTTTTTGACATGCTTAAAACCGATACAACTTTAAGAGATAAACTAGAGGAAAACACTAAATACTTTAAAAAAGGGATGAAAAATGCCGGTTTTGATATCGTAGAAGGAGATTCTGCTATAGTTCCAGTAATGCTTTACGATGCAAAACTATCACAACAAATGGCCGATTTACTTCTAGAAAAAGGCATTTATGTAATAGGCTTCTTTTATCCTGTTGTGCCAAAAGGTAAAGCCAGAATAAGGGTACAACTATCTGCTGCACACAGCAAAGAGCATTTAGACCACGCCATATCTTCATTTATAGAAGTTGGAAAATTACTTAAAGTCGTTTAAATGCGTTATTTTTCTTACGAAACGTGTTAAAAAAAAATATGAAATTGATTTTGTTAATAAATCATAACAACTTACATTTGCAGCTAATAAACCCTTAAACTTAAATATTATAAAATGAAACATCTTAGCAAATTATTGGTTGTTGTCTTACTTTTCGTAGGATTTAACAGCATTCAAGCGCAAGACGAGAATAACCCATGGCTAGTTGGTTTTGGTGTAAACGCAGTTGATGTTTACCCAACTAGTGATGTAAGTTCTTTTGGAAATGAATATTTCAACGCTACTGATCACTGGAACATTCTTCCTTCTATTTCTTATGTATCTGTTTCTAGATTCGTAGGTGATGGTTTCTCTGTTGGAGCTAGAGGTTCTTTAAATAGAATTGACAAGTTTGGTGATACGTCTGTTGATGATTTATCTTACTACGCTGTTGATGGTACTATTAAATACAATATTTTAAAAAATACTGTTGTTGATCCTTTCGTAGAAATCGGTGGTGGTTATACTTGGGTTGATGAGCAAGGTTTTGGTACTGCTAACGGTGGTGTTGGTGTAAACTTCTGGTTTACTGAAAACATCGGTTTATCATTACAAACTACTTACAAGCATGCTTTTGAAGATGATGCTGTTAAACATTTCCAACATTTAGCTGGTCTTAACATCAAATTTGGTGGTACTGATACAGATGGTGATGGTGTTTATGACAAAGATGATGCTTGTCCAGAAGTTGCTGGTTTAGAAGCTTTCAACGGATGTCCTGATGCTGATGGTGATGGTATCGAGGATAGCAAAGATGCTTGTCCTAACGAAGCTGGATCTAAAGAAATGAATGGTTGTCCTGATGCTGACGGTGACGGTGTTGCTGATAAAGATGATGCTTGTCCTTCTGAGGCTGGTACTGCTGCAATGAATGGATGTCCTGATGCTGATGGTGATGGTGTTGCTGATAAAGATGACGCTTGTCCTTCTGAAGCTGGTCCTGCTGCTAACAAAGGTTGTCCTTACACTGATAAAGATAACGATGGTGTTTTAGATAAAGATGATGCTTGTCCAGAAGTTGCTGGTACTGTTGCTAACAAAGGTTGTCCTGAAGTAACTGAAGAAGTTCAGAAGCAATTGAATGACTATGCAAGAACTATCTTATTTGATACTGGTAAATCTTCTATCAAAGCTGAATCTACTTCAGTTATGGTTGACATTATCACAATCTTAAAAGAATATCCTAATGCTAAATTTACAGTAGAAGGTCACACTGATAGCGTTGGTTCTGCTAAATTGAACCAAAGTTTATCTGAATCTCGTGCTCTTTCTGTAAAAGAATTTTTAGTAGAAAAAGGAATCGAAGAATTTAGATTATCTGCTGTAGGTTACGGTGAAGATAAGCCTATCGCTTCTAACAGTACAAGATCTGGTAGAACACAAAATAGAAGAGTTGAAATTAACTTGGTAAAGTAATTAGTACTTACTAAAGATTAAATTCAAAATTATATTTAAAAGCTCCGCAATTGCGGAGCTTTTTTTATTTTTATACTATGCAAAGTTTTATAGAAGGTGTTGTTCAGGAATTAGTATCGAAAGAAAAAGATATTTCTAATACCATATTTGTATTGCCTAGTAAAAGAGCTGGTACGTTTTTAAAAAATAGTATCGCTAACATAACAGGCAAAACAATATTTGCACCCGAAATTTATAGCATAGAAACCTTTGTCGAAAAAATATCTGAACTAACATACGCAACAAGTACAGAACAGATTTTTGCTTTATATAATTCATATATAAACACCACTAAAGAAAAAGAAAAAGATTCATTCTTAAGCTTTTCAAAATGGGGACAAACCATATTGCAAGATTTTAACGAAATAGATCGTTACTTAATTGATACTGATAAAATATTTGATCATCTATCTGCCGTTCAAGAAATGAACACCTATATGGAAGCAGAAAAAACACCTATGATTGATGATTATTTGAGGTTTTGGAGCAACCTTGATGGTTTATATAAAAATTTTAACGCCTCGCTTTTAGAACAAGAAATAGGAACACAAGGTTATATTTATAGAGCTGCAAATAACAAACTTCACAAATACCTTGAATCTAATACCGATAAAGAAATAATTTTTATTGGCTTTAATGCACTTAACAAAGCTGAAGAAAATATTATTCAAGAAATATTAAAATTACCAAGCTCAAGTATCTATTGGGATTTAGATTCTTACTTTTTAGAAGATACAATACACGATGCTAGTTATTTTATTCGTCAACATAAAAAAAATTGGCCATACTTTGCAAGTAATAAACTTAAAGGGATAAGCAGCCATTATCTTACCAAAAAAAATATTAAGATTATTGGTGTACCTAAAAATGTTTCGCAAGCTAATTATGTCGGTAACATTTTAAAAAAATTACACACTACACAACCCGAATTATTAAAACAAACAGCTGTTGTATTAGGTGATGAAAATCTTTTAAACCCAGTAATGAATGCCATACCTGAAGAAATTTCTCGTATAAACATTACGATGGGTTATCCTATAAACAAAACAACTTTAGCTGGTATGTATAGTTTATTTTTTGAACTATGGCTATCTAAAGACGTTAACGGTTGGTTTTATCAACATGTTTTAAATATTTTAAGTAACCCTTATATTCAGCAGCTATTAGATATAGATGACGAGAATATTGCTACAAAGATTAGCAATACAATAAAAGCTAAAAATTGGGCTTACGTTAAAAGCGAACAGATTTATGCTATTGCACCAAATCATACGAAAATTTTACAAGTATTATTTTCTAAGAAACAATTTTCGAATACTATATTTTTAAACGATTGTTTAGGATTAATAAATACCTTAAAAATTAAATTTCAAGAGCAAGAAAACAATTTAGAATTAGAGTATTTATATCGATTCCACACCTTATTTAATCAGATTACGATACTAATACAACAACATCCATTTATTGCTGACATAAAATCTTTACAAAGCCTTTACAAAGAATTATTATCATCAGAAACATTAGATTTTCAAGGAGAACCTTTACAAGGAACTCAGATTATGGGTATGTTAGAAAGTAGAAATCTAGATTTTGAAACTATTATTATTACATCTGTAAATGAAGGTATTCTTCCTTCTGGCAAGTCAAATAACTCTTTTATTCCTTTTGATGTAAAAGTCGCCTTCGGTTTACCTACCTATAAAGAAAAAGATGCAGTCTATACATATCACTTTTATAGATTACTACAGAGAGCAAAAAACGTATACATTCTCTATAATACAGAACCAAATGCTCTGGATGGAAATGAAAAAAGCAGGCTAATTAGCCAATTACTGACTGATGAAAATAGAATAAGTGATATTACAGAAATTACAGCTTCTGCATTGGTAAAATCATCAACAGACACTTTAAAAATCATTCATAAAGATGCCGAGCTATTAAACCAAATAAAGCAATTAGCTGAAAAAGGTTTTTCTCCAACATCGTTAACTAATTATGTTCGTAACCCACTAGATTTTTATAAAAGAAGTATCTTAAAAATTAACGATAGTAATGAAGTTGAAGAAAGTGTTGCTGCAAATACCTTCGGAACAATTGTACATGATAGCTTAGAAGATTTATACCAACCTTTTATTGGAAAAGTTTTAGATAAAGATTCATTACTAAATTTAAAAGATAAGATAGATGGTGTTGTAAAAAACAACTTTATAAAAACCTATGCCGATGGTAATATCGCTTTTGGAAAAAACCTTATTGCATACAATGTTATTGTAAGATATATTGAAAATTTCATTAAGCTAGAGATTAAATATATAGAAAAAAACCAAGTCAAAATTATAGCTTTAGAACAAAGTATGGACATTGAAGTAAATGTGCCTACTATAGATTCAAAAGTCCGAATTAGAGGAAAGTTAGATAGAATTGATGAAGTTAATGGCACACTGCGCATTGTTGATTATAAAACTGGAAAAGTAGAAGCCAGAGATGTAAAAATCAGTTCTTTTGAAGAAATGATTACAGAGTATAGCAAAAGTAAAGCCTTTCAATTACTTTGTTATGCACTGCTTTATAATGATGAAAAACCTATTCAAAATATTAATGCTGGTATTATTTCGTTTAAAAATTTAAACGCTGGCATATTAAATTTTAAACAAACTACTGAAGATATAAATCAAAACACGCTCTTAGAATATAAGAGCGTGTTGTATAAATTGATTCAAGAAATTTTTAATCCTGATATTCCTTTTACAGAAAAAGAAGTATAATTTTATTTTAGATCTGGCCTTGTTGGTCGCACTTCTATTTTACTTGGTAATGTTCTAGGGTTCATTTTTAAAACATCTAAAACAAGTTCTCCAATATCTTCTGGTTGAATTTTCCATGCATCTTTTTCTGATGGCTCATGATCATTAAAATTTGTTGCTACAGAACCTGGCATTATAGTAGATACTTTAATTCCATACTGTCTTAGGTCTAACATTGCTGCCTGTGTAAAACCAACTACACCAAACTTAGTCGCATTATACCCTGCTCCGTTAGCAAAAAAGTTTGTACCAGCTAAACTAGCTAGAGTTATATAGTAACCCTCTGTTTTTTTTAATTCTTCGACAGTTGCTTTTAATGTATGAAAAACACCATTTAAATTGGTATTAATCATTTGATGCCATTCATCTTCTGTCATTTTATCAATAGGTGCAAAATTACCTACTCCTGCATTTGCTAAAACAACATCTAACTGTCCCCACTTACTTATAA
Encoded proteins:
- a CDS encoding PD-(D/E)XK nuclease family protein — encoded protein: MQSFIEGVVQELVSKEKDISNTIFVLPSKRAGTFLKNSIANITGKTIFAPEIYSIETFVEKISELTYATSTEQIFALYNSYINTTKEKEKDSFLSFSKWGQTILQDFNEIDRYLIDTDKIFDHLSAVQEMNTYMEAEKTPMIDDYLRFWSNLDGLYKNFNASLLEQEIGTQGYIYRAANNKLHKYLESNTDKEIIFIGFNALNKAEENIIQEILKLPSSSIYWDLDSYFLEDTIHDASYFIRQHKKNWPYFASNKLKGISSHYLTKKNIKIIGVPKNVSQANYVGNILKKLHTTQPELLKQTAVVLGDENLLNPVMNAIPEEISRINITMGYPINKTTLAGMYSLFFELWLSKDVNGWFYQHVLNILSNPYIQQLLDIDDENIATKISNTIKAKNWAYVKSEQIYAIAPNHTKILQVLFSKKQFSNTIFLNDCLGLINTLKIKFQEQENNLELEYLYRFHTLFNQITILIQQHPFIADIKSLQSLYKELLSSETLDFQGEPLQGTQIMGMLESRNLDFETIIITSVNEGILPSGKSNNSFIPFDVKVAFGLPTYKEKDAVYTYHFYRLLQRAKNVYILYNTEPNALDGNEKSRLISQLLTDENRISDITEITASALVKSSTDTLKIIHKDAELLNQIKQLAEKGFSPTSLTNYVRNPLDFYKRSILKINDSNEVEESVAANTFGTIVHDSLEDLYQPFIGKVLDKDSLLNLKDKIDGVVKNNFIKTYADGNIAFGKNLIAYNVIVRYIENFIKLEIKYIEKNQVKIIALEQSMDIEVNVPTIDSKVRIRGKLDRIDEVNGTLRIVDYKTGKVEARDVKISSFEEMITEYSKSKAFQLLCYALLYNDEKPIQNINAGIISFKNLNAGILNFKQTTEDINQNTLLEYKSVLYKLIQEIFNPDIPFTEKEV
- a CDS encoding SDR family oxidoreductase, giving the protein MKLKDKVVYITGGSKGIGYSTAKVLLAAGMKVAISGRTLKSVQEAAKSLGGDSNVLALASDVTKHTDEINAVEQIISKWGQLDVVLANAGVGNFAPIDKMTEDEWHQMINTNLNGVFHTLKATVEELKKTEGYYITLASLAGTNFFANGAGYNATKFGVVGFTQAAMLDLRQYGIKVSTIMPGSVATNFNDHEPSEKDAWKIQPEDIGELVLDVLKMNPRTLPSKIEVRPTRPDLK